In one Nicotiana sylvestris chromosome 8, ASM39365v2, whole genome shotgun sequence genomic region, the following are encoded:
- the LOC104210912 gene encoding WRKY transcription factor 22-like, with amino-acid sequence MEEDWDLHAVVRSCAAANSTTTTTTSSSGSATISSCKFQPRLDDINSFCFQDLSFDPRFTTQNTAFEELHELCKPFFNGSPLQKSPLISPQRLLQDLPQRQQQQQQLNQLNTKLIQPIKRSLSSVNGATLHAQSPRSKRRKNQMKKVCQVAADALSSDKWSWRKYGQKPIKGSPYPRGYYKCSTSKGCLARKQVERNRSDPNMFIITYTAEHNHPMPTHRNSLAGISRHNKETNSNKTTSSSPVSSPATNSPAPENQESSRDEKEDIFEDENDDFFEGLEELESPAAGDSLPENFPGTLQFPWMTNNAATTAAGGG; translated from the exons ATGGAGGAAGATTGGGATCTACATGCGGTGGTCAGAAGCTGCGCCGCCGCTAACtccaccaccactaccaccactagtTCTAGCGGCAGCGCCACCATTTCTTCTTGTAAATTCCAACCAAGACTAGATGATATTAACTCTTTTTGCTTTCAAGATCTGTCCTTTGACCCAAGATTTACAACACAAAATACTGCTTTTGAAGAGTTGCATGAGCTCTGCAAGCCTTTCTTTAACGGATCTCCGTTACAAAAATCGCCCTTAATTTCACCACAGAGATTATTACAAGATCTACCACaaagacagcagcaacaacaacagcttAACCAACTAAATACAAAACTAATTCAGCCCATCAAACGATCCTTGTCATCAGTAAATGGTGCTACTTTACATGCTCAAAGCCCGAGAAGCAAAAGAAG GAAGAACCAAATGAAGAAAGTATGTCAAGTAGCTGCTGATGCTTTATCTTCTGATAAGTGGTCTTGGAGAAAATATGGGCAAAAACCCATTAAAGGTTCCCCATACCCAAG GGGATATTACAAATGTAGCACTTCAAAAGGATGTTTGGCCCGAAAACAAGTGGAGCGAAATAGATCCGACCCGAATATGTTCATAATCACATATACAGCTGAGCATAATCATCCTATGCCCACACACAGAAATTCCTTAGCCGGAATCAGCCGCCATAACAAAGAGACGAACTCAAACAAAACCACTAGCTCATCGCCGGTATCTTCGCCGGCGACTAACTCGCCGGCGCCGGAAAATCAAGAAAGCAGCAGGGACGAGAAAGAAGACATTTTTGAAGACGAAAATGATGATTTCTTTGAGGGTTTGGAAGAATTGGAAAGTCCCGCTGCCGGAGATAGCTTGCCGGAGAATTTTCCGGGGACTTTGCAGTTTCCTTGGATGACGAATAACGCCGCAACTACGGCGGCTGGCGGTGGTTGA